The following coding sequences lie in one Glycine soja cultivar W05 chromosome 16, ASM419377v2, whole genome shotgun sequence genomic window:
- the LOC114391139 gene encoding uncharacterized protein LOC114391139 isoform X2 → MEHLDIVSEVKHQRIKTNGIWLHVAEKGTGPLVLLLHGFPETWYAWRHQINFLAHHGYHVVAPDLRGYGDSDSPIDPSSYTIHHLVGDIIGFLDHFGQHQEPGRAERAFARYDYLTVMKKFLLITRTDFLASPSGMELVDFLPTPSVVPSWITEEELMVFADKFQESGFTGPLNYYRAMDLNWELLAPWQGSKLTVPTKFVAADKDIGFETAGTKAFVESDIFKSLVPNLEVVILDGHHFIHQEKAQQVSHEILSFIRKLSPNASI, encoded by the exons ATGGAGCACTTAGACATTGTGAGTGAAGTGAAGCATCAAAGAATCAAAACCAACGGGATATGGCTACACGTGGCAGAGAAAGGAACAGGTCCACTAGTTCTGCTGCTTCATGGCTTCCCAGAAACATGGTATGCCTGGCGCCACCAGATCAATTTCTTGGCCCATCATGGCTACCATGTGGTTGCACCTGATCTTAGAGGATATGGTGACTCTGATTCTCCTATTGACCCCAGTTCCTACACTATTCACCACCTTGTAGGTGACATCATAGGTTTCCTTGATCATTTTGGTCAACATCAG GAACCTGGTAGAGCAGAGAGGGCTTTTGCTAGATATGATTATTTGACAGTGATGAAGAAGTTTTTGCTGATAACACGGACAGATTTTCTAGCATCTCCATCGGGCATGGAGCTTGTTGATTTCTTGCCAACACCTTCGGTTGTGCCATCATGGATAACCGAGGAAGAACTCATGGTCTTTGCAGACAAATTCCAAGAGTCTGGTTTCACTGGTCCACTCAATTATTACCGTGCAATGGACTT AAACTGGGAGCTTCTTGCACCATGGCAAGGATCAAAGCTAACAGTTCCAACGAAGTTCGTAGCAGCAGACAAAGACATCGGTTTTGAAACAGCGGGTACAAAGGCTTTTGTGGAAAGTGATATTTTCAAGAGCCTAGTTCCCAACCTTGAAGTGGTTATACTAGACGGCCACCATTTTATTCATCAAGAAAAAGCCCAACAAGTTTCACATGAAATCCTTTCCTTCATCCGTAAATTATCCCCCAATGCTTCCATATAA
- the LOC114391138 gene encoding folate transporter 1, chloroplastic-like isoform X1: protein MSTEAPKRDQWQWENATAGAAAGFATVAVMHPLDVVRTRFQVNDGRVSHLPIYKNTAHAVFAIARSEGLRGLYAGFLPGVLGSTISWGLYFFFYDRAKQRYARNREEKLSPGLHLASAAEAGALVSFFTNPVWLVKTRLQLQTPLHQTRPYSGVYDAFRTIMREEGFSALYRGIVPGLFLVATFLYGVEWAILTSDGYINYQQVSHGAIQFTAYEELRKVIVDFKSKGSTVHNQNPDKLLNSVDYAVLGATSKLAAVLLTYPFQVIRARLQQRPSGDGVPRYMDTLHVVKETARFEGIRGFYKGITANLLKNAPASSITFIVYENVLKLLKPARRND, encoded by the exons ATGTCAACGGAAGCGCCCAAGCGCGACCAATGGCAGTGGGAGAACGCCACCGCCGGCGCCGCCGCCGGATTCGCCACTGTCGCCGTCATGCATCCCCTCGATGTTGTCCGAACTAGGTTCCAAG TTAACGATGGTCGAGTCTCTCATCTTCCTATTTACAAGAACACTGCTCACGCCGTTTTCGCCATCGCTCGCTCTGAG GGATTAAGAGGGTTATATGCAGGCTTTCTTCCTGGGGTTCTTGGGTCAACTATTTCATGGGGTTTATATTTCTTCTT CTATGACAGAGCCAAACAGAGATATGCAAGGAACAGGGAGGAGAAGTTGAGCCCAGGTCTGCACCTTGCCTCAGCTGCTGAAGCAGGAGCTTTG GTTTCCTTCTTCACAAATCCTGTATGGCTAGTAAAGACAAGATTGCAGCTTCAAACTCCTCTTCATCAGACACGACCATACTCTGGGGTTTATG ATGCATTTAGGACCATAATGAGGGAAGAAGGATTTAGTGCACTTTACAGAGGGATTGTTCCTGGTCTATTTCTG GTTGCTACTTTTCTCTACGGTGTGGAATGGGCAATTTTGACCTCCGATGGCTATATCAATTATCAA CAGGTCTCTCATGGTGCTATTCAGTTCACAGCATATGAGGAGCTACGCAAGGTTATTGTTGATTTTAAGAGTAAGGGAAGTACAGTGCATAATCAAAACCCTGATAAATTGCTG AATTCTGTTGATTATGCCGTTCTTGGAGCAACATCAAAACTGGCTGCAGTACTTCTAACCTATCCATTTCAG gTTATACGGGCTCGATTGCAG CAAAGACCCAGTGGTGATGGGGTTCCAAGATATATGGACACGTTGCATGTTGTGAAAGAAACTGCACG ATTTGAAGGTATCCGAGGTTTTTACAAAGGAATTACCGCAAACCTCTTGAAGAATGCTCCCGCTTCTTCAATAACATTTATTGTTTATGAAAATGTCCTAAAATTGCTTAAACCAGCAAGAAGGAATGACTGA
- the LOC114391138 gene encoding folate transporter 1, chloroplastic-like isoform X8: MLSELGSKLTMVESLIFLFTRTLLTPFSPSLALSYDRAKQRYARNREEKLSPGLHLASAAEAGALVSFFTNPVWLVKTRLQLQTPLHQTRPYSGVYDAFRTIMREEGFSALYRGIVPGLFLVATFLYGVEWAILTSDGYINYQQVSHGAIQFTAYEELRKVIVDFKSKGSTVHNQNPDKLLNSVDYAVLGATSKLAAVLLTYPFQVIRARLQQRPSGDGVPRYMDTLHVVKETARFEGIRGFYKGITANLLKNAPASSITFIVYENVLKLLKPARRND, translated from the exons ATGTTGTCCGAACTAGGTTCCAAG TTAACGATGGTCGAGTCTCTCATCTTCCTATTTACAAGAACACTGCTCACGCCGTTTTCGCCATCGCTCGCTCTGAG CTATGACAGAGCCAAACAGAGATATGCAAGGAACAGGGAGGAGAAGTTGAGCCCAGGTCTGCACCTTGCCTCAGCTGCTGAAGCAGGAGCTTTG GTTTCCTTCTTCACAAATCCTGTATGGCTAGTAAAGACAAGATTGCAGCTTCAAACTCCTCTTCATCAGACACGACCATACTCTGGGGTTTATG ATGCATTTAGGACCATAATGAGGGAAGAAGGATTTAGTGCACTTTACAGAGGGATTGTTCCTGGTCTATTTCTG GTTGCTACTTTTCTCTACGGTGTGGAATGGGCAATTTTGACCTCCGATGGCTATATCAATTATCAA CAGGTCTCTCATGGTGCTATTCAGTTCACAGCATATGAGGAGCTACGCAAGGTTATTGTTGATTTTAAGAGTAAGGGAAGTACAGTGCATAATCAAAACCCTGATAAATTGCTG AATTCTGTTGATTATGCCGTTCTTGGAGCAACATCAAAACTGGCTGCAGTACTTCTAACCTATCCATTTCAG gTTATACGGGCTCGATTGCAG CAAAGACCCAGTGGTGATGGGGTTCCAAGATATATGGACACGTTGCATGTTGTGAAAGAAACTGCACG ATTTGAAGGTATCCGAGGTTTTTACAAAGGAATTACCGCAAACCTCTTGAAGAATGCTCCCGCTTCTTCAATAACATTTATTGTTTATGAAAATGTCCTAAAATTGCTTAAACCAGCAAGAAGGAATGACTGA
- the LOC114391138 gene encoding folate transporter 1, chloroplastic-like isoform X7: MSTEAPKRDQWQWENATAGAAAGFATVAVMHPLDVVRTRFQVNDGRVSHLPIYKNTAHAVFAIARSEGLRGLYAGFLPGVLGSTISWGLYFFFYDRAKQRYARNREEKLSPGLHLASAAEAGALVSFFTNPVWLVKTRLQLQTPLHQTRPYSGVYDAFRTIMREEGFSALYKGIVPGLFLVSHGAIQFTAYEELRKVIVDFKSKGSTVHNQNPDKLLNSVDYAVLGATSKLAAVLLTYPFQVIRARLQQRPSGDGVPRYMDTLHVVKETARFEGIRGFYKGITANLLKNAPASSITFIVYENVLKLLKPARRND, encoded by the exons ATGTCAACGGAAGCGCCCAAGCGCGACCAATGGCAGTGGGAGAACGCCACCGCCGGCGCCGCCGCCGGATTCGCCACTGTCGCCGTCATGCATCCCCTCGATGTTGTCCGAACTAGGTTCCAAG TTAACGATGGTCGAGTCTCTCATCTTCCTATTTACAAGAACACTGCTCACGCCGTTTTCGCCATCGCTCGCTCTGAG GGATTAAGAGGGTTATATGCAGGCTTTCTTCCTGGGGTTCTTGGGTCAACTATTTCATGGGGTTTATATTTCTTCTT CTATGACAGAGCCAAACAGAGATATGCAAGGAACAGGGAGGAGAAGTTGAGCCCAGGTCTGCACCTTGCCTCAGCTGCTGAAGCAGGAGCTTTG GTTTCCTTCTTCACAAATCCTGTATGGCTAGTAAAGACAAGATTGCAGCTTCAAACTCCTCTTCATCAGACACGACCATACTCTGGGGTTTATG aTGCATTTAGAACCATAATGAGGGAGGAAGGATTTAGTGCACTTTACAAAGGGATTGTTCCTGGTCTATTTCTG GTCTCTCATGGTGCTATTCAGTTCACAGCATATGAGGAGCTACGCAAGGTTATTGTTGATTTTAAGAGTAAGGGAAGTACAGTGCATAATCAAAACCCTGATAAATTGCTG AATTCTGTTGATTATGCCGTTCTTGGAGCAACATCAAAACTGGCTGCAGTACTTCTAACCTATCCATTTCAG gTTATACGGGCTCGATTGCAG CAAAGACCCAGTGGTGATGGGGTTCCAAGATATATGGACACGTTGCATGTTGTGAAAGAAACTGCACG ATTTGAAGGTATCCGAGGTTTTTACAAAGGAATTACCGCAAACCTCTTGAAGAATGCTCCCGCTTCTTCAATAACATTTATTGTTTATGAAAATGTCCTAAAATTGCTTAAACCAGCAAGAAGGAATGACTGA
- the LOC114391138 gene encoding folate transporter 1, chloroplastic-like isoform X9 translates to MSTEAPKRDQWQWENATAGAAAGFATVAVMHPLDVVRTRFQVNDGRVSHLPIYKNTAHAVFAIARSEGLRGLYAGFLPGVLGSTISWGLYFFFYDRAKQRYARNREEKLSPGLHLASAAEAGALVSFFTNPVWLVKTRLQLQTPLHQTRPYSGVYDAFRTIMREEGFSALYRGIVPGLFLVATFLYGVEWAILTSDGYINYQQVSHGAIQFTAYEELRKVIVDFKSKGSTVHNQNPDKLLVQLFVPSLLMEDSSFYSH, encoded by the exons ATGTCAACGGAAGCGCCCAAGCGCGACCAATGGCAGTGGGAGAACGCCACCGCCGGCGCCGCCGCCGGATTCGCCACTGTCGCCGTCATGCATCCCCTCGATGTTGTCCGAACTAGGTTCCAAG TTAACGATGGTCGAGTCTCTCATCTTCCTATTTACAAGAACACTGCTCACGCCGTTTTCGCCATCGCTCGCTCTGAG GGATTAAGAGGGTTATATGCAGGCTTTCTTCCTGGGGTTCTTGGGTCAACTATTTCATGGGGTTTATATTTCTTCTT CTATGACAGAGCCAAACAGAGATATGCAAGGAACAGGGAGGAGAAGTTGAGCCCAGGTCTGCACCTTGCCTCAGCTGCTGAAGCAGGAGCTTTG GTTTCCTTCTTCACAAATCCTGTATGGCTAGTAAAGACAAGATTGCAGCTTCAAACTCCTCTTCATCAGACACGACCATACTCTGGGGTTTATG ATGCATTTAGGACCATAATGAGGGAAGAAGGATTTAGTGCACTTTACAGAGGGATTGTTCCTGGTCTATTTCTG GTTGCTACTTTTCTCTACGGTGTGGAATGGGCAATTTTGACCTCCGATGGCTATATCAATTATCAA CAGGTCTCTCATGGTGCTATTCAGTTCACAGCATATGAGGAGCTACGCAAGGTTATTGTTGATTTTAAGAGTAAGGGAAGTACAGTGCATAATCAAAACCCTGATAAATTGCTG GTACAACTGTTTGTCCCCTCTCTTTTGATGGAGGATTCTAGCTTCTACAGTCATTAA
- the LOC114391138 gene encoding folate transporter 1, chloroplastic-like isoform X5 has translation MSTEAPKRDQWQWENATAGAAAGFATVAVMHPLDVVRTRFQVNDGRVSHLPIYKNTAHAVFAIARSEGLRGLYAGFLPGVLGSTISWGLYFFFYDRAKQRYARNREEKLSPGLHLASAAEAGALVSFFTNPVWLVKTRLQLQTPLHQTRPYSGVYDAFRTIMREEGFSALYKGIVPGLFLQVSHGAIQFTAYEELRKVIVDFKSKGSTVHNQNPDKLLNSVDYAVLGATSKLAAVLLTYPFQVIRARLQQRPSGDGVPRYMDTLHVVKETARFEGIRGFYKGITANLLKNAPASSITFIVYENVLKLLKPARRND, from the exons ATGTCAACGGAAGCGCCCAAGCGCGACCAATGGCAGTGGGAGAACGCCACCGCCGGCGCCGCCGCCGGATTCGCCACTGTCGCCGTCATGCATCCCCTCGATGTTGTCCGAACTAGGTTCCAAG TTAACGATGGTCGAGTCTCTCATCTTCCTATTTACAAGAACACTGCTCACGCCGTTTTCGCCATCGCTCGCTCTGAG GGATTAAGAGGGTTATATGCAGGCTTTCTTCCTGGGGTTCTTGGGTCAACTATTTCATGGGGTTTATATTTCTTCTT CTATGACAGAGCCAAACAGAGATATGCAAGGAACAGGGAGGAGAAGTTGAGCCCAGGTCTGCACCTTGCCTCAGCTGCTGAAGCAGGAGCTTTG GTTTCCTTCTTCACAAATCCTGTATGGCTAGTAAAGACAAGATTGCAGCTTCAAACTCCTCTTCATCAGACACGACCATACTCTGGGGTTTATG aTGCATTTAGAACCATAATGAGGGAGGAAGGATTTAGTGCACTTTACAAAGGGATTGTTCCTGGTCTATTTCTG CAGGTCTCTCATGGTGCTATTCAGTTCACAGCATATGAGGAGCTACGCAAGGTTATTGTTGATTTTAAGAGTAAGGGAAGTACAGTGCATAATCAAAACCCTGATAAATTGCTG AATTCTGTTGATTATGCCGTTCTTGGAGCAACATCAAAACTGGCTGCAGTACTTCTAACCTATCCATTTCAG gTTATACGGGCTCGATTGCAG CAAAGACCCAGTGGTGATGGGGTTCCAAGATATATGGACACGTTGCATGTTGTGAAAGAAACTGCACG ATTTGAAGGTATCCGAGGTTTTTACAAAGGAATTACCGCAAACCTCTTGAAGAATGCTCCCGCTTCTTCAATAACATTTATTGTTTATGAAAATGTCCTAAAATTGCTTAAACCAGCAAGAAGGAATGACTGA
- the LOC114391139 gene encoding uncharacterized protein LOC114391139 isoform X1 gives MEHLDIVSEVKHQRIKTNGIWLHVAEKGTGPLVLLLHGFPETWYAWRHQINFLAHHGYHVVAPDLRGYGDSDSPIDPSSYTIHHLVGDIIGFLDHFGQHQAFIVGSDWGAVIGWHLSLFRPERVKGFVCLGFPYYPRSPTAKTVETIRKLIGDESHVCQFQEPGRAERAFARYDYLTVMKKFLLITRTDFLASPSGMELVDFLPTPSVVPSWITEEELMVFADKFQESGFTGPLNYYRAMDLNWELLAPWQGSKLTVPTKFVAADKDIGFETAGTKAFVESDIFKSLVPNLEVVILDGHHFIHQEKAQQVSHEILSFIRKLSPNASI, from the exons ATGGAGCACTTAGACATTGTGAGTGAAGTGAAGCATCAAAGAATCAAAACCAACGGGATATGGCTACACGTGGCAGAGAAAGGAACAGGTCCACTAGTTCTGCTGCTTCATGGCTTCCCAGAAACATGGTATGCCTGGCGCCACCAGATCAATTTCTTGGCCCATCATGGCTACCATGTGGTTGCACCTGATCTTAGAGGATATGGTGACTCTGATTCTCCTATTGACCCCAGTTCCTACACTATTCACCACCTTGTAGGTGACATCATAGGTTTCCTTGATCATTTTGGTCAACATCAG GCATTTATTGTTGGATCTGATTGGGGAGCAGTCATTGGATGGCATCTGAGTCTGTTTAGGCCTGAAAGAGTCAAAGGATTTGTTTGTCTGGGTTTTCCTTACTACCCAAGATCTCCAACTGCTAAAACGGTTGAAACTATCAGGAAATTAATTGGAGATGAGAGTCATGTTTGCCAGTTCCAG GAACCTGGTAGAGCAGAGAGGGCTTTTGCTAGATATGATTATTTGACAGTGATGAAGAAGTTTTTGCTGATAACACGGACAGATTTTCTAGCATCTCCATCGGGCATGGAGCTTGTTGATTTCTTGCCAACACCTTCGGTTGTGCCATCATGGATAACCGAGGAAGAACTCATGGTCTTTGCAGACAAATTCCAAGAGTCTGGTTTCACTGGTCCACTCAATTATTACCGTGCAATGGACTT AAACTGGGAGCTTCTTGCACCATGGCAAGGATCAAAGCTAACAGTTCCAACGAAGTTCGTAGCAGCAGACAAAGACATCGGTTTTGAAACAGCGGGTACAAAGGCTTTTGTGGAAAGTGATATTTTCAAGAGCCTAGTTCCCAACCTTGAAGTGGTTATACTAGACGGCCACCATTTTATTCATCAAGAAAAAGCCCAACAAGTTTCACATGAAATCCTTTCCTTCATCCGTAAATTATCCCCCAATGCTTCCATATAA
- the LOC114391138 gene encoding folate transporter 1, chloroplastic-like isoform X6 produces MSTEAPKRDQWQWENATAGAAAGFATVAVMHPLDVVRTRFQVNDGRVSHLPIYKNTAHAVFAIARSEGLRGLYAGFLPGVLGSTISWGLYFFFYDRAKQRYARNREEKLSPGLHLASAAEAGALVSFFTNPVWLVKTRLQLQTPLHQTRPYSGVYDAFRTIMREEGFSALYRGIVPGLFLVSHGAIQFTAYEELRKVIVDFKSKGSTVHNQNPDKLLNSVDYAVLGATSKLAAVLLTYPFQVIRARLQQRPSGDGVPRYMDTLHVVKETARFEGIRGFYKGITANLLKNAPASSITFIVYENVLKLLKPARRND; encoded by the exons ATGTCAACGGAAGCGCCCAAGCGCGACCAATGGCAGTGGGAGAACGCCACCGCCGGCGCCGCCGCCGGATTCGCCACTGTCGCCGTCATGCATCCCCTCGATGTTGTCCGAACTAGGTTCCAAG TTAACGATGGTCGAGTCTCTCATCTTCCTATTTACAAGAACACTGCTCACGCCGTTTTCGCCATCGCTCGCTCTGAG GGATTAAGAGGGTTATATGCAGGCTTTCTTCCTGGGGTTCTTGGGTCAACTATTTCATGGGGTTTATATTTCTTCTT CTATGACAGAGCCAAACAGAGATATGCAAGGAACAGGGAGGAGAAGTTGAGCCCAGGTCTGCACCTTGCCTCAGCTGCTGAAGCAGGAGCTTTG GTTTCCTTCTTCACAAATCCTGTATGGCTAGTAAAGACAAGATTGCAGCTTCAAACTCCTCTTCATCAGACACGACCATACTCTGGGGTTTATG ATGCATTTAGGACCATAATGAGGGAAGAAGGATTTAGTGCACTTTACAGAGGGATTGTTCCTGGTCTATTTCTG GTCTCTCATGGTGCTATTCAGTTCACAGCATATGAGGAGCTACGCAAGGTTATTGTTGATTTTAAGAGTAAGGGAAGTACAGTGCATAATCAAAACCCTGATAAATTGCTG AATTCTGTTGATTATGCCGTTCTTGGAGCAACATCAAAACTGGCTGCAGTACTTCTAACCTATCCATTTCAG gTTATACGGGCTCGATTGCAG CAAAGACCCAGTGGTGATGGGGTTCCAAGATATATGGACACGTTGCATGTTGTGAAAGAAACTGCACG ATTTGAAGGTATCCGAGGTTTTTACAAAGGAATTACCGCAAACCTCTTGAAGAATGCTCCCGCTTCTTCAATAACATTTATTGTTTATGAAAATGTCCTAAAATTGCTTAAACCAGCAAGAAGGAATGACTGA
- the LOC114391138 gene encoding folate transporter 1, chloroplastic-like isoform X2, with amino-acid sequence MSTEAPKRDQWQWENATAGAAAGFATVAVMHPLDVVRTRFQVNDGRVSHLPIYKNTAHAVFAIARSEGLRGLYAGFLPGVLGSTISWGLYFFFYDRAKQRYARNREEKLSPGLHLASAAEAGALVSFFTNPVWLVKTRLQLQTPLHQTRPYSGVYDAFRTIMREEGFSALYRGIVPGLFLVATFLYGVEWAILTSDGYINYQVSHGAIQFTAYEELRKVIVDFKSKGSTVHNQNPDKLLNSVDYAVLGATSKLAAVLLTYPFQVIRARLQQRPSGDGVPRYMDTLHVVKETARFEGIRGFYKGITANLLKNAPASSITFIVYENVLKLLKPARRND; translated from the exons ATGTCAACGGAAGCGCCCAAGCGCGACCAATGGCAGTGGGAGAACGCCACCGCCGGCGCCGCCGCCGGATTCGCCACTGTCGCCGTCATGCATCCCCTCGATGTTGTCCGAACTAGGTTCCAAG TTAACGATGGTCGAGTCTCTCATCTTCCTATTTACAAGAACACTGCTCACGCCGTTTTCGCCATCGCTCGCTCTGAG GGATTAAGAGGGTTATATGCAGGCTTTCTTCCTGGGGTTCTTGGGTCAACTATTTCATGGGGTTTATATTTCTTCTT CTATGACAGAGCCAAACAGAGATATGCAAGGAACAGGGAGGAGAAGTTGAGCCCAGGTCTGCACCTTGCCTCAGCTGCTGAAGCAGGAGCTTTG GTTTCCTTCTTCACAAATCCTGTATGGCTAGTAAAGACAAGATTGCAGCTTCAAACTCCTCTTCATCAGACACGACCATACTCTGGGGTTTATG ATGCATTTAGGACCATAATGAGGGAAGAAGGATTTAGTGCACTTTACAGAGGGATTGTTCCTGGTCTATTTCTG GTTGCTACTTTTCTCTACGGTGTGGAATGGGCAATTTTGACCTCCGATGGCTATATCAATTATCAA GTCTCTCATGGTGCTATTCAGTTCACAGCATATGAGGAGCTACGCAAGGTTATTGTTGATTTTAAGAGTAAGGGAAGTACAGTGCATAATCAAAACCCTGATAAATTGCTG AATTCTGTTGATTATGCCGTTCTTGGAGCAACATCAAAACTGGCTGCAGTACTTCTAACCTATCCATTTCAG gTTATACGGGCTCGATTGCAG CAAAGACCCAGTGGTGATGGGGTTCCAAGATATATGGACACGTTGCATGTTGTGAAAGAAACTGCACG ATTTGAAGGTATCCGAGGTTTTTACAAAGGAATTACCGCAAACCTCTTGAAGAATGCTCCCGCTTCTTCAATAACATTTATTGTTTATGAAAATGTCCTAAAATTGCTTAAACCAGCAAGAAGGAATGACTGA
- the LOC114391138 gene encoding folate transporter 1, chloroplastic-like isoform X3: MSTEAPKRDQWQWENATAGAAAGFATVAVMHPLDVVRTRFQVNDGRVSHLPIYKNTAHAVFAIARSEGLRGLYAGFLPGVLGSTISWGLYFFFYDRAKQRYARNREEKLSPGLHLASAAEAGALVSFFTNPVWLVKTRLQLQTPLHQTRPYSGVYDAFRTIMREEGFSALYRGIVPGLFLVATFLYGVEWAILTSDGYINYQQVSHGAIQFTAYEELRKVIVDFKSKGSTVHNQNPDKLLNSVDYAVLGATSKLAAVLLTYPFQVIRARLQQRPSGDGVPRYMDTLHVVKETARFCSVLADLKVSEVFTKELPQTS, encoded by the exons ATGTCAACGGAAGCGCCCAAGCGCGACCAATGGCAGTGGGAGAACGCCACCGCCGGCGCCGCCGCCGGATTCGCCACTGTCGCCGTCATGCATCCCCTCGATGTTGTCCGAACTAGGTTCCAAG TTAACGATGGTCGAGTCTCTCATCTTCCTATTTACAAGAACACTGCTCACGCCGTTTTCGCCATCGCTCGCTCTGAG GGATTAAGAGGGTTATATGCAGGCTTTCTTCCTGGGGTTCTTGGGTCAACTATTTCATGGGGTTTATATTTCTTCTT CTATGACAGAGCCAAACAGAGATATGCAAGGAACAGGGAGGAGAAGTTGAGCCCAGGTCTGCACCTTGCCTCAGCTGCTGAAGCAGGAGCTTTG GTTTCCTTCTTCACAAATCCTGTATGGCTAGTAAAGACAAGATTGCAGCTTCAAACTCCTCTTCATCAGACACGACCATACTCTGGGGTTTATG ATGCATTTAGGACCATAATGAGGGAAGAAGGATTTAGTGCACTTTACAGAGGGATTGTTCCTGGTCTATTTCTG GTTGCTACTTTTCTCTACGGTGTGGAATGGGCAATTTTGACCTCCGATGGCTATATCAATTATCAA CAGGTCTCTCATGGTGCTATTCAGTTCACAGCATATGAGGAGCTACGCAAGGTTATTGTTGATTTTAAGAGTAAGGGAAGTACAGTGCATAATCAAAACCCTGATAAATTGCTG AATTCTGTTGATTATGCCGTTCTTGGAGCAACATCAAAACTGGCTGCAGTACTTCTAACCTATCCATTTCAG gTTATACGGGCTCGATTGCAG CAAAGACCCAGTGGTGATGGGGTTCCAAGATATATGGACACGTTGCATGTTGTGAAAGAAACTGCACG ATTTTGTTCTGTTCTTGCAGATTTGAAGGTATCCGAGGTTTTTACAAAGGAATTACCGCAAACCTCTTGA
- the LOC114391138 gene encoding folate transporter 1, chloroplastic-like isoform X4, whose protein sequence is MSTEAPKRDQWQWENATAGAAAGFATVAVMHPLDVVRTRFQVNDGRVSHLPIYKNTAHAVFAIARSEGLRGLYAGFLPGVLGSTISWGLYFFFYDRAKQRYARNREEKLSPGLHLASAAEAGALVSFFTNPVWLVKTRLQLQTPLHQTRPYSGVYDAFRTIMREEGFSALYRGIVPGLFLQVSHGAIQFTAYEELRKVIVDFKSKGSTVHNQNPDKLLNSVDYAVLGATSKLAAVLLTYPFQVIRARLQQRPSGDGVPRYMDTLHVVKETARFEGIRGFYKGITANLLKNAPASSITFIVYENVLKLLKPARRND, encoded by the exons ATGTCAACGGAAGCGCCCAAGCGCGACCAATGGCAGTGGGAGAACGCCACCGCCGGCGCCGCCGCCGGATTCGCCACTGTCGCCGTCATGCATCCCCTCGATGTTGTCCGAACTAGGTTCCAAG TTAACGATGGTCGAGTCTCTCATCTTCCTATTTACAAGAACACTGCTCACGCCGTTTTCGCCATCGCTCGCTCTGAG GGATTAAGAGGGTTATATGCAGGCTTTCTTCCTGGGGTTCTTGGGTCAACTATTTCATGGGGTTTATATTTCTTCTT CTATGACAGAGCCAAACAGAGATATGCAAGGAACAGGGAGGAGAAGTTGAGCCCAGGTCTGCACCTTGCCTCAGCTGCTGAAGCAGGAGCTTTG GTTTCCTTCTTCACAAATCCTGTATGGCTAGTAAAGACAAGATTGCAGCTTCAAACTCCTCTTCATCAGACACGACCATACTCTGGGGTTTATG ATGCATTTAGGACCATAATGAGGGAAGAAGGATTTAGTGCACTTTACAGAGGGATTGTTCCTGGTCTATTTCTG CAGGTCTCTCATGGTGCTATTCAGTTCACAGCATATGAGGAGCTACGCAAGGTTATTGTTGATTTTAAGAGTAAGGGAAGTACAGTGCATAATCAAAACCCTGATAAATTGCTG AATTCTGTTGATTATGCCGTTCTTGGAGCAACATCAAAACTGGCTGCAGTACTTCTAACCTATCCATTTCAG gTTATACGGGCTCGATTGCAG CAAAGACCCAGTGGTGATGGGGTTCCAAGATATATGGACACGTTGCATGTTGTGAAAGAAACTGCACG ATTTGAAGGTATCCGAGGTTTTTACAAAGGAATTACCGCAAACCTCTTGAAGAATGCTCCCGCTTCTTCAATAACATTTATTGTTTATGAAAATGTCCTAAAATTGCTTAAACCAGCAAGAAGGAATGACTGA